Proteins from one Gemmatimonadota bacterium genomic window:
- a CDS encoding protein arginine kinase, protein MDKPMDSGMENLYTELLVDVPQWCVPEGETADLVISSRARLARNLTSLPFVHRSIKNERFRVIEQVENAVQRSENVARSVYLSLLDTSELDRGVLVERRLISPSLADGTRPAGVFIGPGETFSLMVNEEDHLRLQTIKGGLQVRAAWQEADKIDTELSKTLDFAFSDEFGYLTSCPSNTGTGMRLSVLMHLPGLTLADQMASLGCAMEEIGFTVRGLHGEGTGRSGNMYQVSNQCTLGHAEEEIVDRLDRVTRRLAAFEERACDALASRAKRQTEDRVARAYGLLKHARLLGEMEALDALSMLRMGAFMRICKGMETSAFNQLMIAIQPAHIRMASGREMTAEEQDERRAELVREHLRF, encoded by the coding sequence ATGGATAAGCCCATGGACAGCGGAATGGAAAACCTGTACACGGAACTGCTGGTCGACGTGCCGCAATGGTGCGTGCCCGAAGGCGAGACGGCGGACCTGGTGATCAGCAGCCGGGCCCGTCTTGCGCGGAACCTGACCTCCCTGCCCTTCGTGCACCGTTCGATCAAGAACGAGCGGTTCCGCGTGATCGAACAGGTGGAAAACGCCGTCCAGCGCAGCGAAAACGTGGCGCGGTCGGTGTACCTATCGCTGCTGGACACGTCGGAACTGGACCGCGGGGTACTGGTGGAAAGACGGTTGATCAGCCCTTCCCTGGCGGACGGGACGCGGCCTGCGGGCGTGTTCATAGGCCCCGGAGAAACCTTCAGCCTCATGGTGAACGAGGAAGACCACCTGCGCCTGCAGACCATCAAAGGCGGCCTGCAGGTGCGCGCGGCCTGGCAGGAAGCGGACAAAATCGATACCGAACTGAGCAAAACACTTGATTTTGCCTTCTCGGATGAGTTTGGTTATTTAACGTCCTGTCCCAGCAACACGGGCACCGGAATGCGGCTGTCGGTGTTGATGCACCTGCCGGGTTTGACCCTGGCGGACCAGATGGCTTCCCTGGGATGCGCCATGGAGGAGATCGGGTTCACGGTGCGGGGACTGCACGGCGAAGGCACCGGGCGATCGGGCAACATGTACCAGGTGTCCAACCAGTGCACCCTGGGACACGCCGAGGAGGAGATCGTCGACCGGCTCGACCGTGTCACGCGCCGGCTGGCCGCCTTCGAGGAACGGGCCTGCGACGCCCTGGCAAGCAGGGCGAAACGCCAGACGGAAGACAGGGTGGCCCGGGCATACGGCCTGTTGAAGCATGCCCGGCTACTTGGCGAGATGGAAGCGCTGGATGCCCTGTCCATGCTCAGGATGGGCGCGTTTATGCGGATCTGCAAGGGCATGGAGACGAGTGCATTCAACCAGTTGATGATCGCGATACAGCCCGCGCACATCCGGATGGCCTCGGGCCGGGAAATGACGGCGGAAGAACAGGATGAGCGCCGCGCGGAGCTGGTCAGGGAACACCTGAGGTTCTGA
- the bamA gene encoding outer membrane protein assembly factor BamA, whose amino-acid sequence MWVARRIDSRAACAVFMSIAGFCRSITRMDGKVAAVSSKSSMYFKPFLVLILTGGILASASVSPQKVFGQQQQSLIADVRIEGHANVDEPLIRSMTVLKAGNPYNPRDGATTIKQLYRLGLFEDIRIYVSGSATGLIVTVNVKEYPLLDRLEFEGNDKIKDDELERISGIFQGQALSPFRRKSVLDNITSAYYEKGYLLATLNERVLVERNNAIMRIEIDEGEKVGLGEIFIENNVSVPEKELQKAFRKKADTEEEHFWKEGDLRRERLLDQFEKIVQEYRKHGFRDAEVVDDTLWFSEDRKRMYIKVDVKEGRRYYLGDVAFEGNTKFTGEQLSSLIKIDAGQPFNEEEYQESVSTIYEAYGELGYLYATPIARESAANDSTINLRFAVNEGEPAKVHRINIIGNTKTKDKVIRRELLIKPGQFFRRSVLMRSQRDVFQLNYFQDVQPGLQPRANGDVDITFTVLEKPTGTANAGAGYSGLDGLVGTISMIIPNFLGNGQNVNFNWEFGARRNSISTSFVEPWLFDTPTSAGIDIYRTNRRWYREFNVIRKGFGLSLGRRFRGTYWRINGAYRFYDQNYTGFGERYYAAALEDTTLTDTQISAINLNIRNRESYESNSGLTSQVSFSVTRDSRDFPQFATRGMRHTSRSDVAGVGGDVKFLKQTLESDFYVPLFKGTSLSLKGRYAFAVNPFNDREVPFIERFFPGGVSFDGLIRGYGNNSIGPYTDLGDGTSSRDGGRAMSIITLEYQVPIVDQLSSQQPVYAVAFVEAGNAWAKLEDATPLPGNMKKSVGAGIRVIMPLVGLLGFDVGYGFDRPSDPIQALQKKRSGWHTHFQLGQMF is encoded by the coding sequence ATGTGGGTTGCGCGTAGAATCGACAGCCGGGCCGCTTGCGCCGTGTTCATGTCGATAGCCGGCTTCTGCCGATCGATTACCCGCATGGACGGGAAAGTTGCCGCTGTGTCTTCAAAGTCATCCATGTACTTCAAACCCTTCCTTGTACTGATCCTGACGGGCGGGATTCTTGCCTCCGCGTCCGTGAGTCCCCAGAAAGTCTTCGGACAACAGCAGCAGTCTTTGATCGCCGACGTGCGTATCGAGGGGCACGCCAACGTGGATGAACCCCTCATCCGGTCGATGACCGTGCTGAAAGCGGGTAATCCCTATAATCCCCGGGACGGCGCCACCACGATCAAGCAACTGTACCGGCTGGGACTGTTCGAGGACATACGCATCTACGTCAGCGGAAGCGCGACGGGTCTGATCGTGACCGTAAACGTCAAGGAATACCCGTTGCTGGACCGCCTGGAGTTCGAGGGAAACGATAAGATCAAGGACGACGAACTCGAACGCATTTCGGGCATTTTCCAGGGCCAGGCCCTGTCTCCCTTCCGCAGAAAGAGTGTCCTGGACAACATCACCAGCGCCTATTACGAAAAGGGGTACCTGCTCGCCACGCTGAATGAACGCGTCCTCGTGGAAAGAAACAACGCGATCATGCGGATCGAAATCGATGAAGGCGAGAAGGTGGGGCTGGGCGAGATCTTTATCGAAAACAACGTGTCCGTACCGGAAAAGGAGTTGCAGAAGGCCTTTCGAAAGAAAGCGGACACGGAAGAAGAGCATTTCTGGAAAGAAGGCGACCTGCGCCGGGAACGCCTGCTGGACCAGTTCGAGAAAATCGTCCAGGAGTACCGCAAGCACGGATTTCGGGACGCGGAAGTCGTGGACGACACGCTCTGGTTCAGCGAGGACAGGAAGCGGATGTACATCAAGGTCGATGTCAAGGAAGGAAGGCGGTATTACCTCGGGGACGTCGCCTTCGAGGGGAACACGAAGTTCACCGGCGAACAACTGTCCAGTCTCATCAAGATCGACGCGGGCCAGCCCTTCAACGAAGAAGAATACCAGGAAAGCGTGTCGACCATCTACGAAGCGTATGGCGAACTGGGTTATCTGTACGCCACGCCCATCGCCCGAGAATCGGCGGCCAACGACTCCACGATCAATCTGCGCTTCGCGGTCAACGAGGGCGAACCCGCAAAGGTACACCGGATCAACATCATCGGCAATACCAAGACGAAGGACAAGGTCATACGGCGCGAACTGCTGATCAAACCGGGACAGTTCTTTCGCCGTTCGGTGCTGATGAGAAGCCAGCGGGACGTCTTCCAGTTGAATTACTTCCAGGACGTGCAGCCCGGCCTGCAACCCCGTGCCAACGGAGACGTGGACATCACCTTTACCGTCCTGGAGAAACCGACGGGTACGGCGAATGCCGGCGCCGGCTACAGCGGGCTCGACGGGCTCGTGGGTACCATATCCATGATCATCCCGAATTTCCTGGGCAACGGACAGAACGTGAATTTCAACTGGGAATTCGGCGCCCGGCGCAATTCCATTTCAACGAGTTTCGTCGAACCCTGGCTCTTCGATACGCCGACCAGCGCCGGCATCGACATCTACCGTACGAACCGGCGATGGTACCGGGAATTCAATGTCATACGGAAAGGCTTCGGGCTGTCCCTGGGGCGCCGCTTCCGCGGCACGTACTGGCGCATCAACGGTGCCTATCGGTTTTACGACCAGAATTACACCGGTTTTGGCGAGCGTTACTACGCGGCGGCACTGGAAGATACCACCCTGACGGATACGCAGATTTCGGCCATAAACTTGAATATACGGAATCGGGAATCCTACGAATCCAACAGCGGCCTGACCAGCCAGGTGTCCTTCTCCGTGACGCGCGACAGCCGCGATTTTCCCCAGTTTGCAACGCGTGGCATGCGCCATACGTCACGTAGCGACGTTGCCGGCGTTGGCGGTGACGTGAAGTTCCTCAAGCAGACCCTGGAATCCGATTTTTATGTTCCCCTGTTCAAAGGCACGTCCCTGTCCCTCAAGGGGAGATATGCCTTTGCTGTAAACCCCTTCAACGACCGTGAGGTCCCGTTTATCGAACGGTTCTTTCCGGGAGGGGTCAGTTTCGACGGCCTGATCCGGGGGTACGGCAACAATTCCATCGGTCCCTACACCGATCTGGGTGACGGGACCAGCAGCCGGGACGGAGGCCGCGCGATGAGCATCATCACGCTGGAGTACCAGGTCCCGATCGTCGACCAGCTCAGTTCTCAACAGCCGGTCTACGCCGTGGCGTTTGTCGAGGCCGGCAACGCCTGGGCTAAGCTCGAAGACGCCACCCCGCTGCCGGGCAATATGAAGAAATCGGTGGGCGCCGGCATCCGGGTGATCATGCCCCTGGTGGGGCTGTTGGGCTTCGACGTCGGATACGGATTCGACCGGCCCTCGGATCCCATCCAGGCCCTTCAGAAGAAGCGAAGCGGCTGGCATACGCACTTTCAGCTCGGCCAGATGTTCTGA
- a CDS encoding ATP-dependent Clp protease ATP-binding subunit, translating to MPQGNNNKFTERFKRVMHIAREEAARLQHDYIATEHLLLAFIRDGEGTAAAMLRNMGIDLEDLRQSIEEATVSQSSALTIGQVPFTPRAKQALEIAAHEANNMKSKYVGTEHLLLALVRDKQGIASQILSTYDVTFEKIKEEIQNIQSDRSVTKKDAQRSRTPFLDHFGRDLTEMARGGKLDPVIGRDKEIERVTQVLSRRKKNNPALIGEPGVGKTAIAEGLAQRIVQRGVPQILENKRVVTLDMASIVAGTKYRGQFEDRLKSIMAEITKSDEVIIFIDELHSIVGAGGAEGSLDASNIFKPALARGELQCIGATTLDEYRKHIEKDGALERRFQKVIVDQPSIDETIDMLKGLRSRFEEYHHVKYTDDALEFAVKQSDRYIKDRFLPDKAIDIIDEAGSKAQLSKMTVPEEIREIEEQLQAIQEKKVEAAQQQEFERAAALRDRQEELQREYDEAFMAWRERVSDQVVTVTENDMAQIISSMTGIPMFRLEEQESRSLLRMEDELKKRIIGQDMAIQVLSKAIRRSRSGLKNPNRPIGSFLFLGPTGVGKTELAKILASFLFQDSDALIFIDMSEYMEKFNVSRLIGAPPGYVGFNEGGHLSEKVRRKPYSVILLDEVEKAHPDVFNILLQILDEGTLTDSNGRRVDFRNTIIIMTSNLGTRDINKAGGLGFQQDATVDYEKMEATVKEEVKKLFNPEFLNRLDESVVFRQLNPSDISRIIDLQLKEINERMSERGIRISLTQSARELLSDKGYDPVYNARFMNQTIQRMLEDPLAEELLKGTFGDGDEIRVGKKGENLTFYKAETADTGKAPVLTESEA from the coding sequence ATGCCCCAGGGAAACAACAACAAGTTTACGGAACGGTTCAAACGGGTGATGCACATCGCCCGGGAAGAAGCCGCCCGGCTGCAGCATGACTACATCGCCACGGAGCACCTGCTGCTGGCCTTCATCCGGGATGGGGAAGGGACCGCGGCCGCCATGCTGCGCAATATGGGCATCGATCTCGAAGACCTCCGGCAGTCCATAGAGGAGGCTACGGTATCCCAGTCGAGTGCGCTCACGATCGGCCAGGTTCCCTTTACGCCGAGGGCGAAACAGGCCCTGGAGATCGCCGCGCACGAAGCCAACAACATGAAATCGAAATACGTGGGGACCGAGCACCTGCTGCTCGCGCTGGTCCGGGACAAGCAGGGGATCGCCTCCCAGATCCTCTCGACCTACGACGTGACGTTCGAGAAGATCAAGGAAGAGATCCAGAACATCCAGAGCGACCGTTCGGTGACCAAGAAGGACGCGCAGCGCAGCCGGACGCCCTTCCTGGACCATTTCGGCAGGGACCTCACCGAAATGGCGCGCGGCGGCAAACTCGATCCGGTCATCGGCCGCGACAAGGAAATCGAACGGGTCACCCAGGTCCTCAGCCGACGCAAGAAGAACAACCCGGCGCTGATCGGCGAGCCCGGCGTGGGCAAGACCGCCATCGCCGAGGGGCTTGCGCAGCGCATCGTGCAACGCGGCGTCCCCCAGATCCTCGAGAACAAGCGCGTCGTGACGCTGGACATGGCCTCGATCGTGGCCGGGACCAAGTACCGGGGACAGTTCGAAGACCGGCTGAAATCCATCATGGCCGAGATCACCAAGTCGGACGAGGTGATTATCTTCATCGACGAGCTTCATTCGATCGTCGGGGCGGGCGGCGCCGAGGGTAGTCTCGACGCGTCCAACATCTTCAAGCCGGCCCTCGCCCGGGGCGAACTGCAGTGCATCGGCGCCACGACGCTTGACGAGTACCGCAAGCACATCGAAAAGGACGGCGCGCTCGAACGCAGGTTCCAGAAGGTGATCGTGGACCAGCCGAGCATCGACGAAACCATCGACATGCTCAAAGGGCTGCGCAGCCGATTCGAGGAATACCATCACGTCAAGTATACGGACGACGCCCTCGAGTTCGCCGTAAAGCAGTCCGACCGGTACATCAAGGACCGCTTCCTCCCGGACAAGGCCATCGACATCATCGACGAGGCAGGGTCCAAGGCGCAGTTGTCCAAGATGACTGTCCCGGAAGAGATCCGGGAGATCGAGGAACAGCTCCAGGCCATTCAGGAGAAGAAGGTGGAGGCCGCCCAGCAGCAGGAGTTCGAACGCGCGGCTGCGCTGCGGGACCGACAGGAGGAGTTGCAGCGCGAGTACGACGAGGCGTTCATGGCCTGGCGCGAACGGGTTTCCGACCAGGTGGTGACCGTCACCGAGAACGACATGGCACAGATCATCTCCAGCATGACGGGTATTCCAATGTTCCGGCTCGAGGAACAGGAATCGAGGAGCCTGCTGCGCATGGAGGACGAGCTGAAGAAACGGATCATCGGCCAGGACATGGCCATCCAGGTGCTGAGCAAGGCCATCCGGCGTTCGCGCTCCGGGCTGAAGAACCCCAACCGGCCCATCGGATCGTTTCTCTTCCTCGGGCCGACCGGCGTGGGCAAGACGGAACTGGCCAAGATCCTGGCCTCCTTCCTCTTCCAGGACAGCGACGCCCTGATCTTCATCGACATGTCCGAATACATGGAGAAGTTCAACGTGTCCCGTCTGATCGGCGCTCCGCCGGGCTACGTGGGATTCAACGAAGGCGGGCACCTGTCGGAGAAGGTACGGCGCAAACCCTATTCCGTCATTCTGCTGGACGAGGTGGAGAAGGCCCATCCGGACGTATTTAATATCCTCCTGCAGATACTGGACGAGGGCACGCTGACCGACAGCAACGGCCGCCGGGTGGATTTCCGCAACACCATCATCATCATGACTTCCAATCTCGGCACCCGGGACATCAACAAGGCCGGAGGCCTGGGCTTCCAGCAGGACGCCACCGTCGACTACGAAAAGATGGAGGCCACCGTAAAGGAAGAGGTGAAGAAACTGTTCAATCCGGAGTTTCTGAACCGGCTCGACGAATCGGTGGTCTTCCGCCAGTTGAACCCGTCCGATATCTCCCGGATCATCGATCTGCAGCTCAAGGAAATCAACGAAAGGATGAGCGAAAGGGGCATCCGCATTTCATTGACGCAGAGTGCGCGGGAGCTGTTGTCCGACAAGGGATATGACCCGGTCTACAACGCCCGGTTCATGAACCAGACCATCCAGCGCATGCTCGAGGATCCGCTTGCGGAAGAGCTGCTGAAGGGCACGTTCGGCGACGGCGATGAAATCAGGGTCGGCAAGAAGGGTGAAAACCTGACGTTCTACAAGGCCGAGACCGCTGATACCGGTAAGGCGCCCGTCCTCACCGAGTCGGAAGCCTGA
- a CDS encoding FtsX-like permease family protein, which produces MPRKRWSYEWFIALRYLRSKRQNRFVSLITYISVGGVLVGVAALVIVLSLFNGFESEVRERIIGERAHINVYSLLGDGSISEYDPLIDVILSVDEVVSAAPYVLEKAVCAPVPTTRNAAAGVIVHGLDITSGRLATNLEENIAFGSLDLTAAPDPADPDGRSLPGIVLGRGLADQLGIIVGERVALGNIQGFSLTSALTPYIRPYRVTGISETGFYEYDASSAYVSLDESQKLFKLGSDINGIAVRVADRDQARRVSEEIEAALNRYVEETAESSVASSPSVAYFTVDWMQRHKGLFRWMTLEKWGSFAILNLIILVAAFNIASTLIMVVLEKTRDIGILKSMGATAASITRVFIIQGSVVGVLGTLLGCVIGYVLCWTQRTFEFIALPPDIYLIDALPVRVDPLDFASVALGSMLICVMAAVYPARKAAGLVPVEAIRHE; this is translated from the coding sequence GTGCCGCGCAAACGATGGTCATACGAGTGGTTCATCGCCCTGAGATACCTGCGCTCCAAGCGGCAGAACCGGTTCGTCTCCCTCATCACATACATATCCGTGGGCGGTGTGCTTGTGGGCGTTGCCGCCCTCGTCATCGTCCTCTCGCTGTTCAACGGCTTTGAAAGCGAAGTCCGGGAACGGATCATCGGGGAGCGCGCGCATATCAACGTGTATTCGTTGCTCGGCGATGGTTCGATTTCCGAATACGATCCGTTGATCGACGTCATCCTGTCGGTGGACGAGGTGGTCTCGGCCGCGCCATACGTCCTGGAGAAGGCCGTCTGCGCACCGGTGCCCACAACGCGCAATGCGGCGGCGGGCGTCATCGTGCACGGGCTGGACATCACATCGGGCCGCCTGGCGACGAACCTCGAGGAAAACATCGCCTTCGGATCCCTGGACCTGACGGCCGCGCCCGATCCGGCCGATCCGGACGGACGATCGCTGCCCGGGATCGTTCTGGGCAGGGGCCTGGCGGATCAGCTGGGGATCATAGTCGGCGAAAGGGTCGCTCTGGGCAACATCCAGGGCTTCTCCCTGACCTCGGCGCTCACGCCCTACATCCGGCCGTACAGGGTCACGGGCATTTCGGAAACCGGGTTCTACGAGTACGACGCCTCCTCCGCCTACGTCTCCCTGGACGAGTCCCAGAAACTGTTCAAACTCGGAAGCGACATTAACGGCATCGCCGTCCGGGTTGCCGACCGGGACCAGGCGCGTCGTGTCTCCGAAGAAATCGAGGCCGCACTTAACCGCTACGTGGAGGAGACCGCTGAATCCTCTGTTGCGTCAAGCCCGTCAGTAGCGTATTTTACGGTAGACTGGATGCAGCGGCACAAGGGCCTGTTCCGGTGGATGACCCTCGAGAAATGGGGCTCCTTCGCCATACTCAACCTGATCATCCTGGTGGCCGCTTTCAACATCGCCAGTACCCTGATCATGGTCGTGCTGGAGAAGACCCGGGACATCGGCATTCTGAAGTCCATGGGCGCCACCGCCGCCAGCATCACCAGGGTATTCATCATCCAGGGTTCCGTGGTCGGCGTCCTGGGTACCTTGCTCGGTTGCGTGATCGGCTACGTGCTTTGCTGGACGCAGCGGACTTTCGAGTTCATCGCGCTGCCGCCGGACATCTATCTGATCGACGCGTTGCCCGTACGGGTCGACCCGCTGGATTTCGCCAGTGTCGCCCTGGGATCCATGCTGATCTGCGTGATGGCCGCCGTCTATCCGGCACGGAAGGCCGCCGGCCTGGTGCCGGTCGAGGCGATCCGGCACGAATAG
- a CDS encoding ABC transporter ATP-binding protein, giving the protein MAYEPPTADDSRTDEVLSARSLTRDFHSGNGRLEILKGIDIDIRRGQIVAIHGASGAGKSTLLHILGTLDRPTSGQVFIGETNAFDLPDDRLAEFRNRTVGFVFQAHHLLPEFSALENVMMPLLVGRCDWDTARDRAGSLLAEVGLAARLDHKPVALSGGEQQRVAVARALVGRPHIVLADEPSGNLDRGNGEALLDLMWAMSRRHGQAFVVVTHDEDLGRRADRAFRLEDGLLNALAA; this is encoded by the coding sequence ATGGCCTATGAACCGCCCACAGCGGACGACAGCCGGACCGATGAAGTGCTGAGCGCGAGAAGCCTGACCAGGGATTTCCACTCAGGCAACGGCCGGCTCGAGATCCTGAAGGGCATCGACATCGATATCCGCCGAGGGCAGATCGTGGCGATCCACGGCGCGTCGGGCGCGGGCAAAAGCACCCTGCTGCATATCCTGGGAACGCTGGACCGGCCCACTTCCGGCCAGGTCTTCATCGGCGAAACGAACGCCTTCGACCTGCCTGACGACCGGCTGGCCGAGTTCCGCAACCGGACCGTGGGCTTCGTCTTTCAGGCCCATCACCTGCTCCCCGAGTTCTCGGCGCTGGAAAACGTGATGATGCCGTTGCTGGTGGGAAGATGCGACTGGGACACGGCCCGCGACCGGGCCGGAAGCCTGCTCGCGGAGGTGGGACTGGCGGCGCGGCTCGACCACAAGCCGGTCGCGCTTTCCGGCGGAGAACAGCAGCGGGTTGCCGTGGCCCGGGCCCTGGTGGGCCGGCCCCACATCGTGCTGGCGGACGAGCCGTCCGGCAACCTGGACCGCGGGAACGGGGAAGCGCTGCTGGACCTGATGTGGGCTATGTCCCGCAGGCACGGACAGGCCTTCGTCGTCGTTACCCATGACGAAGACCTGGGCCGCCGCGCAGACCGCGCATTCAGGCTGGAAGACGGACTATTGAACGCTTTGGCGGCCTAG
- the lpxD gene encoding UDP-3-O-(3-hydroxymyristoyl)glucosamine N-acyltransferase, translating into MRQKLADIATQVQGELIGDGSCIIESVAPLDEAGKGSISVLINARQSRRLESTEATAVIVSREIDHAPVPIIRVASPELALVTLLTTYFAGHRPAETGIHPTARIDSAAEVDEEAAIGSHVSIGPHTVVGRSACIGSNVSIGANCRVGAGTWIFANATLYDRVSLGEGVIVHGGVVIGSDGFGYFQGSGGARKIPQVGGVEIGDEVEIGANSTIDRATMGMTRIGRGTKIDNLVQIGHNVVIGDHVTICAQVGIAGSTVVESGTLIGGQAGLSDHISVGAGSRIGGQAGVTKSIPAGSTVSGYPARPHNQARRIEAAIKRLPDLLHQIQTLEERIKALESGEQDGPSNEGRE; encoded by the coding sequence ATGCGACAGAAGCTGGCAGATATCGCGACGCAGGTACAGGGCGAACTCATCGGCGACGGTTCATGCATCATCGAGAGCGTGGCCCCGCTGGACGAGGCCGGCAAGGGTTCGATCTCCGTCCTGATCAACGCCCGGCAGAGCCGGCGCCTGGAGTCGACGGAGGCCACGGCGGTCATCGTCTCCCGGGAAATCGATCACGCCCCGGTCCCCATCATCCGCGTGGCTTCTCCCGAGCTCGCCCTCGTCACCCTGCTGACGACCTATTTCGCCGGACACCGTCCCGCCGAAACCGGGATCCATCCGACGGCCAGGATAGATTCCGCCGCGGAGGTGGATGAAGAAGCGGCCATCGGTTCCCATGTGTCGATCGGTCCGCACACCGTGGTGGGGCGGAGCGCCTGCATCGGCTCGAACGTGTCGATCGGCGCCAACTGCCGGGTCGGCGCCGGCACGTGGATCTTTGCAAACGCGACGCTCTACGACCGGGTCTCCCTGGGAGAGGGCGTGATCGTGCACGGCGGTGTCGTGATCGGCAGCGATGGTTTTGGTTATTTCCAGGGCAGTGGAGGTGCCAGAAAGATACCGCAGGTCGGCGGCGTGGAGATCGGCGACGAAGTGGAGATCGGTGCGAATTCGACAATCGACCGCGCGACCATGGGCATGACCCGCATCGGCCGCGGCACGAAGATCGACAACCTGGTACAGATCGGCCATAACGTCGTGATCGGCGATCACGTCACCATATGCGCCCAGGTAGGCATCGCGGGCAGCACGGTAGTCGAATCGGGGACACTCATCGGCGGGCAGGCCGGGCTCTCCGATCACATCAGCGTCGGCGCCGGTTCCAGGATCGGCGGGCAGGCGGGCGTGACCAAGTCCATTCCCGCCGGATCGACCGTTTCGGGATACCCCGCCCGTCCGCACAACCAGGCCAGGAGAATCGAGGCGGCCATCAAGCGCCTGCCGGACCTGCTGCACCAGATCCAGACCCTGGAGGAGCGGATCAAGGCGCTCGAAAGCGGCGAGCAGGACGGGCCATCCAACGAAGGAAGAGAGTAG
- a CDS encoding OmpH family outer membrane protein, translated as MVSGRGMIRIAAVLAVLAAVMLQPVVAQGQELKIGYLDMDRLRQSYQGFRDAEEAFQKQVTAMQEQVQSRQQEVEMLEQQYEARKTMLTAARRQQDEQNIMQKKQELMQFAQTQQMQLAQQEVELTRPLQESIFNVVQTLAKAENYTYIFDAGSLFYIDPLRAQDLTGQVLEELQKEAN; from the coding sequence ATGGTTTCAGGGAGAGGGATGATACGCATTGCGGCCGTGCTGGCCGTGCTGGCCGCCGTCATGTTGCAGCCGGTAGTCGCCCAGGGGCAGGAACTCAAGATCGGCTATCTCGACATGGATCGCCTGCGCCAGTCGTACCAGGGGTTCAGGGATGCCGAAGAGGCCTTCCAGAAGCAGGTGACGGCCATGCAGGAACAGGTCCAGAGCAGGCAGCAGGAAGTCGAGATGCTGGAGCAGCAATATGAAGCCCGCAAGACCATGTTGACCGCGGCCAGGCGGCAGCAGGACGAGCAGAACATCATGCAGAAGAAACAGGAGCTCATGCAGTTCGCCCAGACCCAGCAAATGCAGTTGGCGCAGCAGGAAGTGGAATTGACCAGGCCGTTGCAGGAATCCATTTTCAACGTGGTGCAGACCCTGGCCAAGGCGGAGAATTACACCTATATCTTCGATGCCGGGTCGCTCTTTTACATTGATCCGCTTAGAGCGCAGGACCTCACGGGGCAGGTCCTGGAGGAACTGCAGAAGGAAGCCAACTAG